In Uranotaenia lowii strain MFRU-FL chromosome 2, ASM2978415v1, whole genome shotgun sequence, one genomic interval encodes:
- the LOC129741902 gene encoding uncharacterized protein LOC129741902, producing the protein MAAPATSPGVATTGDPPDKNDRTLPEYLDRSGNFGKLIILSLCPADEKHPLPKNPFVVSKSLDQSIGKIEAAYTEQNGTKYVIKTRSSKLAAKLTQMSELIDGTKIRIIPHPVFNVSRCVISCKEACDLKEEELQEELASQGVLKVRRITRMENKSRVNTPTIVLTISGTVIPKEIRVGIINCRTRLFYPSPLVCYRCCAYGHTKDKCDSEPTCRNCSKQHELENEDPCQAEPFCKNCKGSHSPISRNCPIYRKEEEIVKTKVDSGITFGEARKEYARKHAENSYANVCGAQQRLETLRRDQEKDIQIAKLTKELADLKKKSPSTENDEITRLRKEVENLRIIAKEFYIMKAKLKTAEEHLEISESESEIEMETEQEQVERSSTARATPITVDETPTLKKQKLSSKNSLPFSMESDDAFESQSQQESTVKRRGRPPKNKNGQQVKK; encoded by the coding sequence ATGGCTGCACCAGCTACTTCCCCGGGGGTAGCCACAACAGGCGACCCGCCCGATAAAAACGACAGGACCTTGCCGGAGTACTTGGATAGGTCAGGGAATTTTGGAAAGCTTATAATCTTATCCCTATGCCCAGCTGACGAAAAACATCCGTTGCCTAAAAATCCATTCGTCGTCAGCAAATCTTTGGACCAGTCCATTGGAAAGATTGAAGCTGCATACACCGAACAGAATGGGACGAAATACGTTATCAAAACACGCAGTTCGAAGTTAGCAgcaaaacttactcaaatgagcgaACTGATTGACGGTACAAAAATTCGGATCATTCCCCATCCTGTGTTCAATGTGAGCCGTTGTGTAATAAGCTGTAAGGAAGCCTGTGATCTAAAAGAAGAAGAACTTCAAGAAGAACTCGCTTCTCAAGGAGTCCTTAAAGTTCGCCGGATAACGCGAATGGAAAACAAGTCCAGAGTCAATACCCCAACTATCGTACTGACCATCTCTGGAACCGTAATCCCAAAAGAAATACGTGTTGGAATTATTAACTGTCGAACCCGTCTCTTTTATCCATCTCCGTTGGTTTGCTATCGGTGTTGCGCCTACGGACATACTAAGGATAAATGTGACAGTGAACCAACGTGCCGAAACTGTTCCAAGCAACATGAACTGGAAAACGAAGATCCATGTCAAGCAGAACctttctgcaaaaattgcaaaggCAGCCATTCGCCAATTTCAAGGAACTGCCCGATATATCGAAAAGAAGAGGAAATTGTCAAGACCAAAGTTGACAGTGGAATTACGTTCGGCGAAGCAAGGAAGGAGTACGCGCGTAAACATGCGGAAAATTCCTACGCCAACGTCTGTGGTGCGCAACAACGTCTTGAAACACTGCGTAGAGACCAAGAAAAAGATATCCAAattgccaaattgacaaaagaacTTGCTGATCTTAAAAAGAAATCTCCATCGACTGAAAACGACGAAATTACAAGGCTCCGAAAAGAAGTTGAAAATCTCCGTATTATTGCCAAAGAATTTTACATCATGAAAGCCAAACTCAAAACCGCTGAAGAGCATCTTGAAATCTCAGAGAGCGAATCTGAGATAGAAATGGAAACGGAACAGGAACAGGTTGAAAGGTCTTCCACAGCTAGAGCAACCCCCATAACAGTGGACGAGACCCCAACCCTCAAAAAGCAAAAGCTGAGCTCAAAAAACTCCCTACCATTTTCCATGGAATCCGATGATGCATTCGAGAGCCAATCCCAACAAGAATCAACTGTAAAACGGAGAGGTCGACccccgaaaaataaaaatggccaGCAAGTCAAAAAGTAA